In Maridesulfovibrio sp., the genomic stretch AACATGTCGAAAAATATTACATACAATACATAGAAGCAATCGTAGACAAATATACAGCCGCAGGACTGTATGCCAAGGCGCGTGAAATATGTGCGAGTTTCATCCCCATGGCCAAAAAAGACAAATATGATCTATTGAAAATGCTGCAGGGCAAATCTGATTTTCTGGATAGAATGGAGAATGGTATCCTCTACGAAAATGTAGCCATGCCCGGAAACCGCGTATTTGATATCACAATGAAACCGTTCAGCACGGGCTACTTGTTTTTGGAGCATCTCTATAGACCGTATTGCATGCAATCAGGCTCCACTGTCATATTACTGAAGAACGCAAACACGCTATTAGTCAAAGACACCAAAGGATTCAGCAGGGAAGTTGAGGTTGACCTTGATGCTCCTGACGAACAGATAAGAACGACTTTAGCTATAACAAACGGTAATCATCTTGTATTTACAGCTGTTCCCAAAGGTAAGCTGGGTTATGCGAATAAAAATCTTTTTATATTCAGTCCTTCATGGCAACTGTTACATAAAATAGCTATGCCGGAGATGTTTTTCCCCTATGGAACACAGTCCGTAGGACAGTCATTCACCGGGACAATTTGTTTTGGAGAATACGCCGACCACGCACCAACTGTAGCAATCTGGAGAAGTGACGACTTCGGGTTAAGTTGGTCTAATCAATTTGAACTCCCCTCATATGGCAGGGGCGAGGAAAGTCAGGTAAGGCATTTTCACATATGTCAACCTGATCCGTACATCCATAACCGCTGGTACGCCATGACCGGGGATGTAGATAATGAGTGCAGATTATTCATAAGCGAGGATGACGGCATAAACTGGGAACAGGTGAAACCCAATGTTATTCTGAAAGATGAAAGGCTGGACGAGATAAAAGATAATGTCTTAAACAGATTCCTACGGACAACATCCGTTGTTATAAAGGAAGATGCCATATATTTTGGAACCGACCAGATTTTCAGAAACCAACATGTTCTGTTCTGTAGAATGGAAAAACAGCCCCCATTCAACACAGAAATATCAATTTTAGAAACAAATCAGGAAGTACGGTCGCTTATAGATTTAGAGAATAAAAATTTTCTGGCAATAACACAGAGGACGAAACCTAACAAAAAAGCCGACGTTTTATTAATAAACGAAGAGGGTTATTCCTCCAGATTCGCCGGCATTGATGTAGATATATCCGGAAACAGAAATCACAATCCTGCAACTTCAGGATATAACAGTCGTGCCGTATTGGATGGTACAGCATATACCGCAGTTACTCAAAACCGGGACTTTTCTCCACATGTACGGGCATTGCAATGGGAAATAAAAGAAAGAAAAAACGGCTCCATAACCTGCCCGGATTGTGACATGGAAATCCAACAAAAAGTGTTGGAAGGATCATTTCGTGCCCCATACGTTCCTGCAGATAACACATGGGAAGTACATTGCCCGAACTGTAATTCCAGAACCCGTTCAAGGACAATGATCTCTTTCCTGCACAGTCTTAAGGACTGCCCCCGTGGTAAGACTCTCCTTTTTGCAGGCTCTCAAAGAGAAATTGAACTGTGCTCAACATACATTGCTTCCGAAATTAAAAATGCGGCCTTGCACGAAAGGGGAAAAGGAAGCGCAATCGGGTACGACATGCGCTACCTGCCCAATGTGGATGATGAAGAATATGAACACGTGTTTGCATGTTGTGTTGTAGACTACATTCCCGAACTTTCTATGGTCGCAAAAGAAATGTTTCGTATTTTAAAGCCGGAAGGACGTTTCCTTTTCTTAATCCAGCCCTTCAGGTTACAGATATTGGACCGAGCACAGCCGAGGGTAAAAGTGGTCAGCTTTAATGCTTTAAGCCATGAGAGATACAATTATGACCGTGACTCACACGATGGAAATCAAACCAATATACCCAGTTGTGTCTTTTCCATGGATTATGTTGTCGAAGTCATGATCGATGCCGGCTTCCAGACTAAAGTCTGCCCGGTCTGGGATGACTACAGCAAGCGCCTTGACTATTGGTTTGAAGCCATAAAAAGATGACCAGTGATATGTATACAGCCTCCGAAATCTTCAAAGGGGTTGATTCATTTGAAGATGCCATGCTGGCTTTGTCCAAGCATAAGATAGTACTTCCCTACCTGCCCCATGATGTTTCTGAGGCAAGTTTGAGTTCTTTTATTCAAAATTTTAAAAATAGAGCAAATCAAAACCCTCTATCCGTTCCTATTAAATGGGAAACAGAGGATTACTCTCTCAGGAGTATTTATTTTCATTTAAATGAATTTTATATTCTTTACGGGGTGCTGAAAAAAATTTTGGATAAAGGGATTCCTTCAGGAAAATTGCAAACTTTTGAGAATAAAATTTTGCAAGTGGTTATGGATTTCTGCAGCTACGATCTCTTCGATGCAAAAAAATACTCAAAGTCAAACATAAGGTTCAGATGGAATGACATGGCAACCGGAAACAGAGTGGCCATTATTTCCTACATACTGCAACGAGTTGCGCAACAAGGTCGTGAGTATATAAATGAATTTAAAACTATCTCCATCTTCCTGCGTAATCACTATGAATATCTTATCGATGAGCAGCTTTGGAGCAGTCATTCGAACCATGGCCTGTTTCAATCATACGGTTTATTTAATTTAGGTATTTTTCCTCTATTCCGCTTCGCCGATCAGGCTCGTGAGACTGCAAAAGAGCGCATTCTTCATTACTTTTTTAACTCCTTATCAAAAGAAGGGATTCACCTAGAGCACAGTCCGGGATATCACGAATTCATAAATAAACTGCTCGGCAAAACTCTCGATTTTAATTTTTTTACCCCACAGGAACAAGCATATATCTTCCTTGACCGGTTGCTGAAAACTTCACAGTTTGCATACTCATGGTTTGTTCAGCCTGATAATACTTTAGCCCCATTGGGCGATACTTCCCGTAACAGAAAACCGGCATCCAAAATATTTCCGCTGGAAGGTCTCCACCCGGCTCCTGAAAGCGGTTATGGATTTTTCAAAAAAAGACATCAATGCTATTTCATTTTCTACGCTGCTTTCAACTCACGCATGCATAAGCATCTTGACGATTTATCATTTATACTTTGGTTCAAAGACATAGAAGTTTGCACCGAAACAGGGATGTATTCTTTTGCAGGGGGAACCCCGGATGATGATTTAAAGAAAAAAGGATTCTACTACGACGATCCAAAAAGAATTTTTTCTGAATTAAGCAGAGCGCACAACACAATTGAAATAGATGAAGAACCTGACTCCAGATTAAATGAGGATATATACGGATCAGGCATAAAAAAGATACAAATACAGGAAGACGGACTTGTATATATGGAAGGAGAAATAAATAGGCATTCAGGATTTATCCACAATAGGAAGCTAAAGCTTAACCCGCAAGGATGGCTTATCGTTGTAGATACTCTGGACCGGACTAAAGCTGAAAACGGCGAAGAGCATATCTTTGACCAATGGTTTACATTTTCACCGACACTGAAAATAAGTCCGACTGACGGACCTGAAATACTAGCCCTGAAGACTCCTGAACAATCTGAAACCATACATGTTTACTCGTTGACCGGTGCAGATGCGGATATTTATTTTGGGCAGGAAGAACCTTTTCTAGCAGGCTTCGTATGTGCAAACTCAACAACCCTTGAGCCGGCCCCGGCATTAAGGCTTCGACAGCGCGGTACTGAAAAGTCCATTTTTGTGACCCTGCTCACTCTTGTAAAATCCAAATCAGTCCCGGAAGTCGACAAAGCCGGCATTGACCTTGTGTGCAAATGGCAGACAGAAAATGAAAACTGGGAAATAAAAATATAAGCTATAGTTATTATGGTTATATTTTTAATAATTATAGGCAGTTAAAGGTGTATCCAGAGCCGCAGGGGAAAAGGGGTGGTAGAAACGTTTACTGGCGGACTTATCAAGGCCAAAACCATGCGCATAATTGATTGTCAGGGAACAGGTCCTCGCGAAGGTAGCTTTAAACGCGGCCGCAAAGTATTTTGCTCAAGAGAACATTTTGTGAACTGGTTCATCTAAGAATCCGAACCGCTGTTTTAGAGCAGCATCTGAGCGGCGTTACTGCACTGTTCATCATGAGTCTGCGTGTAGCGCATAGTAGTCTTGATGTCTTCAATATGCTCAAAGCAGAGTTCATCAAGGAAGATTTTTCCAATTACCGGCTCAAAATGCAGCCTGAAGCGCATGCGTTCATGCTTCCAGCTTTTCTTATTGTTTATGGCGTACTCTTCGATGTAGATTTCGCCGGCTTCGGAAAAGCTTTTGAGGGCCTCCCGTGCAATTTCCTTTGCCTGCTCTTCATCAGCCTTGATTTGGTGAAAATCATCAAGGGACTGAGGACCGACTCCAAGCTTGATATTGACGGTAATTTCGGACCCAATTTTATGAGTCTTGGCCGGAGACTATCCCTGCGAGGCCCATCCGAGACCTTAATTTACAAATCGGAAAAAAAGGACTCATCGCTTCAGGAAACGGGAATTGTGATCAGGGGAATAGCAACAGCCAAGCGTTTGCACGGCTCGAAAATATCATTTTAATTGTAACGATTTCAGCGGTAAGAATCTTTCACAGCTTCACAGACCTGCATGGCTTTCTTTTGACCGAGTTCTGCGTACATAGGCAGCGAAAGAATAGTCCCCTGCATTTCATAAGCGACGGGGAAATCATCCGGAGTATGTCCGTAACTGCTGTACGCTTCCATAAACGGAAGAGCCACCGGATAATGAAGTCCTGTTGCGATTCCACTTTCGGTAAGGAAATTTTGCAATTGATCCCGGCGGTCACAGCGAATTACATACAAGTGGTATACATGCCCTGCCCGGCTTTCAGAATTCGGTAATGTCAGCCCTTCGATACTACTTAGCTCACGCTTGTAAATTTCTGCAACAGCCCTGCGGTCGGCTGTCCACTGGGTCAGGTATTTTAATTTCACAGAAAGAACTGCACCCTGAATTCCGTCCAAACGAGAATTAACCCCTTCAAACTGATGATCGTATTTGCCTTTACGTCCGTGATTGGCGAATTTCCGCATATATTCAGCCAAAGCGGTATTCTGAGTTACAATTGCTCCTGCATCCCCGTAGGCACCCAGATTTTTACCGGGATAAAAACTGTAGCAGACACAGTCCCCGAAAGCAGAAAGAGCCTTTCCATCAAAGGTCGCGCCGTGGGCCTGAGCTGCATCCTGAATTAAAAACAGATCATTATCACAGGCAATTTTCCCTATGGAATTTAAGTCAGCAGGGCATCCGTACAGGTGAACAGCAATGACAGCTTTTGAGGCAGGGGTGATCTTTTTACACAGGTCCTCAGCACTCATTATCCCGGTCAGCGGGTCAACATCGACAAAAACCGGTTTTGCTCCGGCCATGCTGACCGCCTCGCCCGTTGCTACAAAAGTCATTGCCGGAACCAGCACTTCATCACCGGGACCGATCCCGAGAGCACGTAAAGCAATAAAAAGAGCATCAGTTCCATTGCCGACCCCGACGCAGTACTCAGCAGCACAAAAATCGGCAAAGGATTCCTCAAACTCACGGGCAAAAGGCCCCCCGATGAAGGCAGATGCCTCAATCACCTTTTTAATAGCCGCATCTATTTCAGGCTGAATTTTCCGGTACTGCCCTTTTAAATCCCCAAAAGGAATATCGTATTTAGCCATAAGGAAGCTCATCCTTTTTACTAATAAAGACAGCCGGGTTGCCCGCTACAACAGAGTGGGGAGCCACATCCTTTACCACAACACTTCCAGCCCCGATCAGGCTGTCAGTGCCAACTGTAACTCCCGGCAGAATGGTGGCATTGGCACCGACAATTGCGCCCTTCCCAAGCTTTACAGGCAAAGGTTCGGCCTTAGCTTCAGGGGAAAGCGGATATTTGGTATTGGTCAAAACAGCATTCGGCCCGATCCAGACCCCATCTTCAAGTTCACAATATTCCGGGACAAAAGACTGACTGTGGAGGCGTACATTATCACCCATCAGCACATGGTGCTCCACCACGGCCATGGTCCCGATACTTACATTATTCCCTATGGTATTCAGCTCACGGATGTTGGCCTTGTTTCCGGTGGAAAAATTTTCACCGATAAGGTTTCCGGCATAGATCACTGTGTGGGACCGCAGCACGGCCCCGTCTCCGATGACCGTTTCAGGCTGTTCATCATATCCGGCGATAGGTGCTCCGATGATGCACCCGTCCTCAACTCTGGCACTGCCCCGAAAAACAACGCCGGGATGGATAACCGCCGTTGCTGAAATATCAATTTCCATTTACATGCCCCAGCTTGCAGCGTTGCGGCTGGAAACGAAGCTGCACTTCTTTCCCGGTCTCAATTGATTCATAAATCGCATTGATAAGCTCCAAGGATTTGCGTCCTTCAAGACCGTCCACCAGAGAGGGACTTCCTTTTTCAATGCAATTTACAACATGCTCAAGATAAGCAATATGTCCGAATCCATAAACATCCGGCGGGTTGGTTTTATAGCGGGAAAGAACATCTTCATCACCGGGAGCAGGGGTTTCAAAATTCCATGTCTTCATTTCATTGACAGCAAACCCTCCAATCTCAACCGCCCCCTTTTCACCGAGGATCGATATAGAACCTTCCAGATCTTTTGGACGCGTTGCGTTGGTTGCCTCAACTACCCCGATGGCCCCGCTTGCAAAAGTGATCACAGCAACTCCTGTATCCTCAACTTCGATATCAACAAGGGCTGTACGGCTTTTTGCATAAACAGATACAGGCTCTCCGAGCATCCACTCCAGCATATCAACATGATGGCTGGCCTGATTGGCGAATACCCCGCCATCCATGCCCCATGTTCCTCGCCATGCGTCCTGATCATAATAGGCCTGAGGACGGCACCAGCGAACCCTGACCGTACCCATGACTATTTTGCCGAAACGGCCTTCTTCCAGAGCCTCACGCATTTTAACCACCGGGTAATTAAACCGGTTCTGCTTCACGACGAACAGCTTGATTTTAGCCCTGTCGCAAACATGGATCATAGCATCTGCATCTTCAAGCCGCAGAGCCATAGGCTTTTCAACCACAAGATGTTTGCCGTACCGGGCCATTTCAATCGCATGCTTTGCATGCAGCCCGCTCTCGGTCAAAATGGCAATGACATCAATGTCATCCTTCATTTCAGATAACATTTCATGTGCATCGGTATACCAAGGACGGTTATATTTCTCGCCGAGATTTTTGGCCCGCTCTTCTTTAATATCACAAACGGCAACGATATTGCCCCCCTGCACCTGCTTGTCCGCAAGGATTTGAGCGTAACGCTGCGCTATGCGACCACAACCCATCAAGGCAAAATTCTGCACAATAAACTCCTTGCTTATTTGTCTGAGCCGGACAGAGGAAAATTTCTAATATTTTTAAGTAAATCAAAGGCAACACAAACTTTTTAACATAATCATTTCTTCTGCTGCAAGATCACTTTTTGCAATATATAACTGTGCCTGTAGCTTCCTCAAAAGTCACTGTCACCACAGCTGCAAAGCCACTCACCTTTTGACCAACTAAGCCTATTGAGCCAAACATAACCTAAATAACATATTGATTAAACAGATAAAATACAAGTCTCAATCAAACTAAACCACAAAATACCAATTCCACAATCTGGCCTGTTTTTTTGTTTTCAACCCCTTGTTATATGACCATTTCTTGACCGTTTACTGCTGGCATGGCAACGTTAAAACCAGCAACAACGCAATCTCACATTCCCGAAGACTGAGCAGAAATCCAAAAGGAGATCTCATGCAGAAGACTGGTGTCGCTCCAAAATTCACCTACAGTATTGTCCTTGTTACCCGTAATACTGAGGACTGTATAAATACCACTTTAAATGTGCTTGATCAGCAGTCTGTAAATTTCAACTCAGGCATACAAGTGATTGTGGTGGATCAGGATTCCTGCGACGACACAAAAAATATCATCAGCCGCTGGATTGAAAAATATCC encodes the following:
- a CDS encoding methyltransferase domain-containing protein is translated as MRKTLNLISEGDFEEAQKNFDTIMKACPPKHVEKYYIQYIEAIVDKYTAAGLYAKAREICASFIPMAKKDKYDLLKMLQGKSDFLDRMENGILYENVAMPGNRVFDITMKPFSTGYLFLEHLYRPYCMQSGSTVILLKNANTLLVKDTKGFSREVEVDLDAPDEQIRTTLAITNGNHLVFTAVPKGKLGYANKNLFIFSPSWQLLHKIAMPEMFFPYGTQSVGQSFTGTICFGEYADHAPTVAIWRSDDFGLSWSNQFELPSYGRGEESQVRHFHICQPDPYIHNRWYAMTGDVDNECRLFISEDDGINWEQVKPNVILKDERLDEIKDNVLNRFLRTTSVVIKEDAIYFGTDQIFRNQHVLFCRMEKQPPFNTEISILETNQEVRSLIDLENKNFLAITQRTKPNKKADVLLINEEGYSSRFAGIDVDISGNRNHNPATSGYNSRAVLDGTAYTAVTQNRDFSPHVRALQWEIKERKNGSITCPDCDMEIQQKVLEGSFRAPYVPADNTWEVHCPNCNSRTRSRTMISFLHSLKDCPRGKTLLFAGSQREIELCSTYIASEIKNAALHERGKGSAIGYDMRYLPNVDDEEYEHVFACCVVDYIPELSMVAKEMFRILKPEGRFLFLIQPFRLQILDRAQPRVKVVSFNALSHERYNYDRDSHDGNQTNIPSCVFSMDYVVEVMIDAGFQTKVCPVWDDYSKRLDYWFEAIKR
- a CDS encoding heparinase II/III family protein encodes the protein MYTASEIFKGVDSFEDAMLALSKHKIVLPYLPHDVSEASLSSFIQNFKNRANQNPLSVPIKWETEDYSLRSIYFHLNEFYILYGVLKKILDKGIPSGKLQTFENKILQVVMDFCSYDLFDAKKYSKSNIRFRWNDMATGNRVAIISYILQRVAQQGREYINEFKTISIFLRNHYEYLIDEQLWSSHSNHGLFQSYGLFNLGIFPLFRFADQARETAKERILHYFFNSLSKEGIHLEHSPGYHEFINKLLGKTLDFNFFTPQEQAYIFLDRLLKTSQFAYSWFVQPDNTLAPLGDTSRNRKPASKIFPLEGLHPAPESGYGFFKKRHQCYFIFYAAFNSRMHKHLDDLSFILWFKDIEVCTETGMYSFAGGTPDDDLKKKGFYYDDPKRIFSELSRAHNTIEIDEEPDSRLNEDIYGSGIKKIQIQEDGLVYMEGEINRHSGFIHNRKLKLNPQGWLIVVDTLDRTKAENGEEHIFDQWFTFSPTLKISPTDGPEILALKTPEQSETIHVYSLTGADADIYFGQEEPFLAGFVCANSTTLEPAPALRLRQRGTEKSIFVTLLTLVKSKSVPEVDKAGIDLVCKWQTENENWEIKI
- a CDS encoding DegT/DnrJ/EryC1/StrS family aminotransferase; this translates as MAKYDIPFGDLKGQYRKIQPEIDAAIKKVIEASAFIGGPFAREFEESFADFCAAEYCVGVGNGTDALFIALRALGIGPGDEVLVPAMTFVATGEAVSMAGAKPVFVDVDPLTGIMSAEDLCKKITPASKAVIAVHLYGCPADLNSIGKIACDNDLFLIQDAAQAHGATFDGKALSAFGDCVCYSFYPGKNLGAYGDAGAIVTQNTALAEYMRKFANHGRKGKYDHQFEGVNSRLDGIQGAVLSVKLKYLTQWTADRRAVAEIYKRELSSIEGLTLPNSESRAGHVYHLYVIRCDRRDQLQNFLTESGIATGLHYPVALPFMEAYSSYGHTPDDFPVAYEMQGTILSLPMYAELGQKKAMQVCEAVKDSYR
- a CDS encoding DapH/DapD/GlmU-related protein encodes the protein MEIDISATAVIHPGVVFRGSARVEDGCIIGAPIAGYDEQPETVIGDGAVLRSHTVIYAGNLIGENFSTGNKANIRELNTIGNNVSIGTMAVVEHHVLMGDNVRLHSQSFVPEYCELEDGVWIGPNAVLTNTKYPLSPEAKAEPLPVKLGKGAIVGANATILPGVTVGTDSLIGAGSVVVKDVAPHSVVAGNPAVFISKKDELPYG
- a CDS encoding Gfo/Idh/MocA family oxidoreductase, with protein sequence MQNFALMGCGRIAQRYAQILADKQVQGGNIVAVCDIKEERAKNLGEKYNRPWYTDAHEMLSEMKDDIDVIAILTESGLHAKHAIEMARYGKHLVVEKPMALRLEDADAMIHVCDRAKIKLFVVKQNRFNYPVVKMREALEEGRFGKIVMGTVRVRWCRPQAYYDQDAWRGTWGMDGGVFANQASHHVDMLEWMLGEPVSVYAKSRTALVDIEVEDTGVAVITFASGAIGVVEATNATRPKDLEGSISILGEKGAVEIGGFAVNEMKTWNFETPAPGDEDVLSRYKTNPPDVYGFGHIAYLEHVVNCIEKGSPSLVDGLEGRKSLELINAIYESIETGKEVQLRFQPQRCKLGHVNGN